From the genome of Monomorium pharaonis isolate MP-MQ-018 chromosome 2, ASM1337386v2, whole genome shotgun sequence, one region includes:
- the LOC105841110 gene encoding transcription initiation factor TFIID subunit 3 isoform X2: MSAEYSRNILKIVVAQICQTIGWHSINSTPLEFLVDLMQEYLLRVSKLTHQYSEVLGRTEPNLDDLGLAFQYMNIDIQELAEYVKNVDSIPCTLQVPQYPIRRQNHLNFLKPGSREVVTRPVHVHEHLPAMYPDTEEEYIPDKNENLINGTADLTSSSGASSGNSNNASPHRMSPQVVFKRPGDPVSFESPIVKRAKILEEGRPLREISSVMMTTSGFLSPAREGKLPEARTPHQVRSDSPQPSSYPMVPPELKTDKKLKKVVKKGPEDRKLDKENKKKKGAKELFKPDKIDESKVKKLVGMKELAKLKPLKPGGGKAQSTLQELTGSRPSTPKIASPKSSAANSPKSSKTTQPKVKTDKVVDLTDNSVAVEKKEETVDKLPSEPDKQKLNIFKKISKPREEKDKDKETTEPHKYKDALDSRENSPELIIDIENAEKHVHRNDTDPKGGRSEEKKTPHTPDVHIQSDSDLADVQSLSSDVYMFDDADISPPGTPSTPKTPELSVPTVPEQKRKKKEKSGKKKEPKLKNPKQCISPKKTKLSNDVTELEIPDRPKTPQAPEPLHREPILPLPLHSFPFFTPFPSAPGLIPPMFPRFSFPLGRGGPGPHPAMPNLPLPPRFTNPPIKPEDFPLSKIKPVEREKPLIPPPAELTPSSILGENEKADKEKVDNKLTKIFKPKELPFMKVPEKVLPVGVAPPIVSAPVAPIALTTPTVPVVQMPPSKNPKAEKTEKNDLKSKEHKKEKKDKVKKKKDKKEKHKEKIKEKKEKTEKREKLEKVKEKKEKKEKKKEKDQNKKNMKEEKNPEAVPKITLKLGTASPRPATPDNAPMKKITIKPLVKKPDEEIKREPSPELAKISALVTRPPKQKSASKKTEEGILDGSPALLTDSFSANLTSVPLASVPRAKKSNFQNLSQNESIPSPQFDNPPKLPNPLVPPQPPYYFDRGGRQVWICPACGNQDDGSPMIGCDDCDAWYHWVCVGMQVPPAEDEDWYCRFCIAKKQELLHDKKKKKRKKKVKVTA; encoded by the exons ATGTCAGCCGAGTATAGtcgaaacattttaaaaatagttgttGCACAGATCTGTCAGACGATAGGATGGCACTCTATTAATTCCACGCCATTGGAGTTTTTGGTAGATCTTATGCAAGAATATCTGTTACGTGTTTCAAAACTTACACATCAATATTCAGAAGTTT tggGAAGAACAGAACCAAATCTTGACGACTTaggattagcatttcaatatatgaatattgaCATACAAGAATTGGCGGAATATGTGAAAAATGTAGATTCTATTCCATGTACTTTACAAGTCCCGCAGTATCCAATTCGACGTcaaaatcatttaaattttttaaaaccagGTAGTCGTGAAGTTGTCACGAGACCAGTACACGTACATGAACATTTACCAGCTATGTATCCTGATACCGAAG AGGAATACATACcagataaaaatgaaaatttaataaatggcACGGCGGACCTGACTTCCAGCAGTGGGGCATCGTCGGGAAATTCCAACAATGCATCACCCCATAGAATGTCACCACAGGTAGTCTTTAAACGGCCAGGCGATCCAGTGTCTTTTGAAAGTCCCATAGTAAAGCGAGCAAAGATTTTGGAAGAGGGTAGACCGTTACGTGAAATAAGCAGTGTTATGATGACCACATCTGGTTTTTTATCACCCGCGCGCGAAGGAAAGCTACCTGAAGCGAGAACGCCGCATCAGGTGCGATCGGATTCGCCACAGCCAAGCTCTTATCCGATGGTACCGCCTGAATTAAAGACCGACAAGAAACTGAAGAAAGTTGTCAAGAAAGGTCCCGAGGATCGTAAACTCGATAAGGAgaacaagaagaagaaaggTGCGAAGGAATTGTTTAAGCCAGACAAGATTGATGAGAGCAAAGTGAAGAAATTAGTCGGCATGAAGGAGTTGGCCAAGTTAAAACCGTTAAAGCCAGGCGGCGGCAAGGCGCAATCTACGTTACAAGAACTTACGGGTAGCAGACCGTCTACACCGAAAATTGCGTCACCTAAATCTTCGGCCGCCAATAGTCCGAAATCGTCGAAAACCACGCAACCGAAGGTCAAGACCGACAAAGTAGTAGATCTGACAGACAACTCTGTCGCTGTCGAGAAGAAAGAGGAAACCGTTGACAAGTTGCCGTCGGAGCCGGACAAACAGAAActgaatatctttaaaaaaatatcaaaaccgCGTGAGGAAAAAGACAAAGACAAGGAGACGACAGAGCCGCATAAGTATAAGGATGCTCTTGATTCGCGCGAGAACTCGCCAGAATTGATTATAGACATTGAGAATGCAGAGAAGCATGTGCATCGTAACGACACGGATCCGAAAGGAGGACGAAGCGAAGAGAAGAAAACACCTCATACACCGGACGTACATATACAATCGGACAGTGACTTGGCAGATGTGCAGAGTTTATCGTCGGACGTTTACATGTTTGACGACGCTGACATTTCACCGCCGGGTACACCTAGTACGCCAAAAACTCCCGAATTAAGTGTACCTACTGTGCCAGAGCagaaacgaaagaaaaaagagaaaagtggCAAAAAGAAAGAACCTAAATTGAAAAACCCGAAACAATGTATCAGTCCGAAGAAG ACGAAACTTTCGAATGACGTGACAGAATTGGAGATACCAGATCGGCCCAAAACGCCGCAAGCACCCGAGCCACTACACAGAGAGCCCATTCTTCCGCTCCCACTTCAttcgtttcctttttttactcCGTTTCCTTCGGCACCTGGTTTAATTCCTCCGATGTTTCCACGCTTTTCGTTTCCGCTTGGACGAGGTGGGCCAGGTCCTCATCCCGCGATGCCCAATTTACCATTACCACCGCGTTTTACCAATCCACCTATAAAACCTGAAGACTTTCCACTGTCCAAAATTAAACCTGTGGAACGTGAGAAGCCATTGATTCCTCCACCGGCTGAGCTAACACCTTCGTCGATTCTAGGCGAAAATGAGAAGGCGGACAAAGAGAAGGTGGATAATAAActtacgaaaatatttaagCCAAAAGAATTGCCTTTCATGAAAGTACCTGAGAAGGTACTACCCGTAGGCGTTGCACCGCCTATAGTGTCTGCACCAGTTGCACCAATCGCGCTTACTACACCAACAGTACCCGTTGTGCAAATGCCACCGTCAAAAAATCCTAAAGCTGAAAAAACAGAGAAGAATGATTTG AAATCTAAAGAacacaagaaagaaaaaaaggataaagtgaaaaagaagaaggataagaaagagaagcataaagaaaaaataaaggagaAGAAGGAAAAGACTGAAAAACgcgaaaaattagaaaaggttaaagaaaagaaggagaaaaaagaaaagaaaaaagaaaaagatcaaaataaaaaaaatatg aaagaagaaaagaatccAGAAGCAGTTccaaaaattacgttaaaattagGTACAGCTTCTCCTAGACCAGCAACTCCAGATAATGCTCCTATGAAGAAAAT aacTATTAAACCACTCGTGAAAAAACCGGATGAAGAGATCAAGCGAGAACCTAGTCCAGAATTGGCGAAAATATCAGCATTGGTAACACGACCGCCAAAACAAAAGTCAGCAAGTAAGAAAACAGAGGAGGGAATATTAGATGGAAGCCCTGCTCTTCTTACAGATTCTTTCTCTGCCAATCTTACTAGCGTGCCACTTGCATCAGTTCCTCGAGCAAAGAAatctaacttccaaaatctaTCTCAAAATGAGTCAATACCTTCACCTCAGTTTGACAATCCTCCAAAACTCCCGAACCCTTTAGTGCCGCCACAACCaccatattatttt GATCGAGGGGGGCGTCAGGTGTGGATATGTCCTGCATGCGGCAACCAGGATGATGGCTCTCCAATGATCGGCTGCGACGATTGTGACGCTTGGTATCACTG GGTATGCGTCGGTATGCAAGTCCCACCGGCCGAGGATGAGGATTGGTACTGTCGTTTTTGCATAGCAAAGAAACAAGAGCTGCTTCatgataagaaaaagaaaaagcgcAAAAAGAAAGTGAAAGTAACGGCCTAG
- the LOC118644456 gene encoding uncharacterized protein LOC118644456 has protein sequence MTLSIASAGKRSQRTRENGGRGQLRLACLTVRWLGLGTRSPRGVTQREEQNRSSRISSFEQSPRQVRQLCDIRVTKLEDTLPLLCLRTVFENRWSTLASCAEPVRVIPDDEILHL, from the exons ATGACCTTAAG CATTGCATCCGCGGGCAAGAGGAGTCAGAGGACACGGGAAAATGGCGGCCGCGGCCAGCTGCGATTAGCGTGCCTCACCGTACGCTGGTTAGGGCTAGGGACGCGCAGCCCGCGCGGCGTCACGCAGCGTGAAGAACAAAATCGTTCTTCACGAATTTCCAGTTTCGAGCAAAGTCCACGTCAAGTGCGTCAACTATGTGACATTCGAGTGACAAAATTGGAAGATACTCTCCCGCTGTTGTGTCTACGCACAG TATTTGAAAATCGTTGGTCTACGTTGGCCAGTTGTGCCGAGCCGGTACGTGTAATACCTGACGATGAGATTTTGCATTTGTAA
- the LOC105841110 gene encoding transcription initiation factor TFIID subunit 3 isoform X3, with protein MSAEYSRNILKIVVAQICQTIGWHSINSTPLEFLVDLMQEYLLRVSKLTHQYSEVLGRTEPNLDDLGLAFQYMNIDIQELAEYVKNVDSIPCTLQVPQYPIRRQNHLNFLKPGSREVVTRPVHVHEHLPAMYPDTEEEYIPDKNENLINGTADLTSSSGASSGNSNNASPHRMSPQVVFKRPGDPVSFESPIVKRAKILEEGRPLREISSVMMTTSGFLSPAREGKLPEARTPHQVRSDSPQPSSYPMVPPELKTDKKLKKVVKKGPEDRKLDKENKKKKGAKELFKPDKIDESKVKKLVGMKELAKLKPLKPGGGKAQSTLQELTGSRPSTPKIASPKSSAANSPKSSKTTQPKVKTDKVVDLTDNSVAVEKKEETVDKLPSEPDKQKLNIFKKISKPREEKDKDKETTEPHKYKDALDSRENSPELIIDIENAEKHVHRNDTDPKGGRSEEKKTPHTPDVHIQSDSDLADVQSLSSDVYMFDDADISPPGTPSTPKTPELSVPTVPEQKRKKKEKSGKKKEPKLKNPKQCISPKKTKLSNDVTELEIPDRPKTPQAPEPLHREPILPLPLHSFPFFTPFPSAPGLIPPMFPRFSFPLGRGGPGPHPAMPNLPLPPRFTNPPIKPEDFPLSKIKPVEREKPLIPPPAELTPSSILGENEKADKEKVDNKLTKIFKPKELPFMKVPEKVLPVGVAPPIVSAPVAPIALTTPTVPVVQMPPSKNPKAEKTEKNDLKSKEHKKEKKDKVKKKKDKKEKHKEKIKEKKEKTEKREKLEKVKEKKEKKEKKKEKDQNKKNMKEEKNPEAVPKITLKLGTASPRPATPDNAPMKKITIKPLVKKPDEEIKREPSPELAKISALVTRPPKQKSAKVKPDPVPKKDDAKEDKENGRNMLPTTPTTTVDRGGRQVWICPACGNQDDGSPMIGCDDCDAWYHWVCVGMQVPPAEDEDWYCRFCIAKKQELLHDKKKKKRKKKVKVTA; from the exons ATGTCAGCCGAGTATAGtcgaaacattttaaaaatagttgttGCACAGATCTGTCAGACGATAGGATGGCACTCTATTAATTCCACGCCATTGGAGTTTTTGGTAGATCTTATGCAAGAATATCTGTTACGTGTTTCAAAACTTACACATCAATATTCAGAAGTTT tggGAAGAACAGAACCAAATCTTGACGACTTaggattagcatttcaatatatgaatattgaCATACAAGAATTGGCGGAATATGTGAAAAATGTAGATTCTATTCCATGTACTTTACAAGTCCCGCAGTATCCAATTCGACGTcaaaatcatttaaattttttaaaaccagGTAGTCGTGAAGTTGTCACGAGACCAGTACACGTACATGAACATTTACCAGCTATGTATCCTGATACCGAAG AGGAATACATACcagataaaaatgaaaatttaataaatggcACGGCGGACCTGACTTCCAGCAGTGGGGCATCGTCGGGAAATTCCAACAATGCATCACCCCATAGAATGTCACCACAGGTAGTCTTTAAACGGCCAGGCGATCCAGTGTCTTTTGAAAGTCCCATAGTAAAGCGAGCAAAGATTTTGGAAGAGGGTAGACCGTTACGTGAAATAAGCAGTGTTATGATGACCACATCTGGTTTTTTATCACCCGCGCGCGAAGGAAAGCTACCTGAAGCGAGAACGCCGCATCAGGTGCGATCGGATTCGCCACAGCCAAGCTCTTATCCGATGGTACCGCCTGAATTAAAGACCGACAAGAAACTGAAGAAAGTTGTCAAGAAAGGTCCCGAGGATCGTAAACTCGATAAGGAgaacaagaagaagaaaggTGCGAAGGAATTGTTTAAGCCAGACAAGATTGATGAGAGCAAAGTGAAGAAATTAGTCGGCATGAAGGAGTTGGCCAAGTTAAAACCGTTAAAGCCAGGCGGCGGCAAGGCGCAATCTACGTTACAAGAACTTACGGGTAGCAGACCGTCTACACCGAAAATTGCGTCACCTAAATCTTCGGCCGCCAATAGTCCGAAATCGTCGAAAACCACGCAACCGAAGGTCAAGACCGACAAAGTAGTAGATCTGACAGACAACTCTGTCGCTGTCGAGAAGAAAGAGGAAACCGTTGACAAGTTGCCGTCGGAGCCGGACAAACAGAAActgaatatctttaaaaaaatatcaaaaccgCGTGAGGAAAAAGACAAAGACAAGGAGACGACAGAGCCGCATAAGTATAAGGATGCTCTTGATTCGCGCGAGAACTCGCCAGAATTGATTATAGACATTGAGAATGCAGAGAAGCATGTGCATCGTAACGACACGGATCCGAAAGGAGGACGAAGCGAAGAGAAGAAAACACCTCATACACCGGACGTACATATACAATCGGACAGTGACTTGGCAGATGTGCAGAGTTTATCGTCGGACGTTTACATGTTTGACGACGCTGACATTTCACCGCCGGGTACACCTAGTACGCCAAAAACTCCCGAATTAAGTGTACCTACTGTGCCAGAGCagaaacgaaagaaaaaagagaaaagtggCAAAAAGAAAGAACCTAAATTGAAAAACCCGAAACAATGTATCAGTCCGAAGAAG ACGAAACTTTCGAATGACGTGACAGAATTGGAGATACCAGATCGGCCCAAAACGCCGCAAGCACCCGAGCCACTACACAGAGAGCCCATTCTTCCGCTCCCACTTCAttcgtttcctttttttactcCGTTTCCTTCGGCACCTGGTTTAATTCCTCCGATGTTTCCACGCTTTTCGTTTCCGCTTGGACGAGGTGGGCCAGGTCCTCATCCCGCGATGCCCAATTTACCATTACCACCGCGTTTTACCAATCCACCTATAAAACCTGAAGACTTTCCACTGTCCAAAATTAAACCTGTGGAACGTGAGAAGCCATTGATTCCTCCACCGGCTGAGCTAACACCTTCGTCGATTCTAGGCGAAAATGAGAAGGCGGACAAAGAGAAGGTGGATAATAAActtacgaaaatatttaagCCAAAAGAATTGCCTTTCATGAAAGTACCTGAGAAGGTACTACCCGTAGGCGTTGCACCGCCTATAGTGTCTGCACCAGTTGCACCAATCGCGCTTACTACACCAACAGTACCCGTTGTGCAAATGCCACCGTCAAAAAATCCTAAAGCTGAAAAAACAGAGAAGAATGATTTG AAATCTAAAGAacacaagaaagaaaaaaaggataaagtgaaaaagaagaaggataagaaagagaagcataaagaaaaaataaaggagaAGAAGGAAAAGACTGAAAAACgcgaaaaattagaaaaggttaaagaaaagaaggagaaaaaagaaaagaaaaaagaaaaagatcaaaataaaaaaaatatg aaagaagaaaagaatccAGAAGCAGTTccaaaaattacgttaaaattagGTACAGCTTCTCCTAGACCAGCAACTCCAGATAATGCTCCTATGAAGAAAAT aacTATTAAACCACTCGTGAAAAAACCGGATGAAGAGATCAAGCGAGAACCTAGTCCAGAATTGGCGAAAATATCAGCATTGGTAACACGACCGCCAAAACAAAAGTCAGCAA AGGTGAAACCAGATCCAGTTCCTAAAAAGGACGATGCTAAAGAAGACAAAGAAAATGGCAGGAACATGTTGCCTACAACACCAACCACTACTGTG GATCGAGGGGGGCGTCAGGTGTGGATATGTCCTGCATGCGGCAACCAGGATGATGGCTCTCCAATGATCGGCTGCGACGATTGTGACGCTTGGTATCACTG GGTATGCGTCGGTATGCAAGTCCCACCGGCCGAGGATGAGGATTGGTACTGTCGTTTTTGCATAGCAAAGAAACAAGAGCTGCTTCatgataagaaaaagaaaaagcgcAAAAAGAAAGTGAAAGTAACGGCCTAG
- the LOC105841110 gene encoding transcription initiation factor TFIID subunit 3 isoform X1, which produces MSAEYSRNILKIVVAQICQTIGWHSINSTPLEFLVDLMQEYLLRVSKLTHQYSEVLGRTEPNLDDLGLAFQYMNIDIQELAEYVKNVDSIPCTLQVPQYPIRRQNHLNFLKPGSREVVTRPVHVHEHLPAMYPDTEEEYIPDKNENLINGTADLTSSSGASSGNSNNASPHRMSPQVVFKRPGDPVSFESPIVKRAKILEEGRPLREISSVMMTTSGFLSPAREGKLPEARTPHQVRSDSPQPSSYPMVPPELKTDKKLKKVVKKGPEDRKLDKENKKKKGAKELFKPDKIDESKVKKLVGMKELAKLKPLKPGGGKAQSTLQELTGSRPSTPKIASPKSSAANSPKSSKTTQPKVKTDKVVDLTDNSVAVEKKEETVDKLPSEPDKQKLNIFKKISKPREEKDKDKETTEPHKYKDALDSRENSPELIIDIENAEKHVHRNDTDPKGGRSEEKKTPHTPDVHIQSDSDLADVQSLSSDVYMFDDADISPPGTPSTPKTPELSVPTVPEQKRKKKEKSGKKKEPKLKNPKQCISPKKTKLSNDVTELEIPDRPKTPQAPEPLHREPILPLPLHSFPFFTPFPSAPGLIPPMFPRFSFPLGRGGPGPHPAMPNLPLPPRFTNPPIKPEDFPLSKIKPVEREKPLIPPPAELTPSSILGENEKADKEKVDNKLTKIFKPKELPFMKVPEKVLPVGVAPPIVSAPVAPIALTTPTVPVVQMPPSKNPKAEKTEKNDLVNSKSKEHKKEKKDKVKKKKDKKEKHKEKIKEKKEKTEKREKLEKVKEKKEKKEKKKEKDQNKKNMKEEKNPEAVPKITLKLGTASPRPATPDNAPMKKITIKPLVKKPDEEIKREPSPELAKISALVTRPPKQKSASKKTEEGILDGSPALLTDSFSANLTSVPLASVPRAKKSNFQNLSQNESIPSPQFDNPPKLPNPLVPPQPPYYFDRGGRQVWICPACGNQDDGSPMIGCDDCDAWYHWVCVGMQVPPAEDEDWYCRFCIAKKQELLHDKKKKKRKKKVKVTA; this is translated from the exons ATGTCAGCCGAGTATAGtcgaaacattttaaaaatagttgttGCACAGATCTGTCAGACGATAGGATGGCACTCTATTAATTCCACGCCATTGGAGTTTTTGGTAGATCTTATGCAAGAATATCTGTTACGTGTTTCAAAACTTACACATCAATATTCAGAAGTTT tggGAAGAACAGAACCAAATCTTGACGACTTaggattagcatttcaatatatgaatattgaCATACAAGAATTGGCGGAATATGTGAAAAATGTAGATTCTATTCCATGTACTTTACAAGTCCCGCAGTATCCAATTCGACGTcaaaatcatttaaattttttaaaaccagGTAGTCGTGAAGTTGTCACGAGACCAGTACACGTACATGAACATTTACCAGCTATGTATCCTGATACCGAAG AGGAATACATACcagataaaaatgaaaatttaataaatggcACGGCGGACCTGACTTCCAGCAGTGGGGCATCGTCGGGAAATTCCAACAATGCATCACCCCATAGAATGTCACCACAGGTAGTCTTTAAACGGCCAGGCGATCCAGTGTCTTTTGAAAGTCCCATAGTAAAGCGAGCAAAGATTTTGGAAGAGGGTAGACCGTTACGTGAAATAAGCAGTGTTATGATGACCACATCTGGTTTTTTATCACCCGCGCGCGAAGGAAAGCTACCTGAAGCGAGAACGCCGCATCAGGTGCGATCGGATTCGCCACAGCCAAGCTCTTATCCGATGGTACCGCCTGAATTAAAGACCGACAAGAAACTGAAGAAAGTTGTCAAGAAAGGTCCCGAGGATCGTAAACTCGATAAGGAgaacaagaagaagaaaggTGCGAAGGAATTGTTTAAGCCAGACAAGATTGATGAGAGCAAAGTGAAGAAATTAGTCGGCATGAAGGAGTTGGCCAAGTTAAAACCGTTAAAGCCAGGCGGCGGCAAGGCGCAATCTACGTTACAAGAACTTACGGGTAGCAGACCGTCTACACCGAAAATTGCGTCACCTAAATCTTCGGCCGCCAATAGTCCGAAATCGTCGAAAACCACGCAACCGAAGGTCAAGACCGACAAAGTAGTAGATCTGACAGACAACTCTGTCGCTGTCGAGAAGAAAGAGGAAACCGTTGACAAGTTGCCGTCGGAGCCGGACAAACAGAAActgaatatctttaaaaaaatatcaaaaccgCGTGAGGAAAAAGACAAAGACAAGGAGACGACAGAGCCGCATAAGTATAAGGATGCTCTTGATTCGCGCGAGAACTCGCCAGAATTGATTATAGACATTGAGAATGCAGAGAAGCATGTGCATCGTAACGACACGGATCCGAAAGGAGGACGAAGCGAAGAGAAGAAAACACCTCATACACCGGACGTACATATACAATCGGACAGTGACTTGGCAGATGTGCAGAGTTTATCGTCGGACGTTTACATGTTTGACGACGCTGACATTTCACCGCCGGGTACACCTAGTACGCCAAAAACTCCCGAATTAAGTGTACCTACTGTGCCAGAGCagaaacgaaagaaaaaagagaaaagtggCAAAAAGAAAGAACCTAAATTGAAAAACCCGAAACAATGTATCAGTCCGAAGAAG ACGAAACTTTCGAATGACGTGACAGAATTGGAGATACCAGATCGGCCCAAAACGCCGCAAGCACCCGAGCCACTACACAGAGAGCCCATTCTTCCGCTCCCACTTCAttcgtttcctttttttactcCGTTTCCTTCGGCACCTGGTTTAATTCCTCCGATGTTTCCACGCTTTTCGTTTCCGCTTGGACGAGGTGGGCCAGGTCCTCATCCCGCGATGCCCAATTTACCATTACCACCGCGTTTTACCAATCCACCTATAAAACCTGAAGACTTTCCACTGTCCAAAATTAAACCTGTGGAACGTGAGAAGCCATTGATTCCTCCACCGGCTGAGCTAACACCTTCGTCGATTCTAGGCGAAAATGAGAAGGCGGACAAAGAGAAGGTGGATAATAAActtacgaaaatatttaagCCAAAAGAATTGCCTTTCATGAAAGTACCTGAGAAGGTACTACCCGTAGGCGTTGCACCGCCTATAGTGTCTGCACCAGTTGCACCAATCGCGCTTACTACACCAACAGTACCCGTTGTGCAAATGCCACCGTCAAAAAATCCTAAAGCTGAAAAAACAGAGAAGAATGATTTGGTAAATTCG AAATCTAAAGAacacaagaaagaaaaaaaggataaagtgaaaaagaagaaggataagaaagagaagcataaagaaaaaataaaggagaAGAAGGAAAAGACTGAAAAACgcgaaaaattagaaaaggttaaagaaaagaaggagaaaaaagaaaagaaaaaagaaaaagatcaaaataaaaaaaatatg aaagaagaaaagaatccAGAAGCAGTTccaaaaattacgttaaaattagGTACAGCTTCTCCTAGACCAGCAACTCCAGATAATGCTCCTATGAAGAAAAT aacTATTAAACCACTCGTGAAAAAACCGGATGAAGAGATCAAGCGAGAACCTAGTCCAGAATTGGCGAAAATATCAGCATTGGTAACACGACCGCCAAAACAAAAGTCAGCAAGTAAGAAAACAGAGGAGGGAATATTAGATGGAAGCCCTGCTCTTCTTACAGATTCTTTCTCTGCCAATCTTACTAGCGTGCCACTTGCATCAGTTCCTCGAGCAAAGAAatctaacttccaaaatctaTCTCAAAATGAGTCAATACCTTCACCTCAGTTTGACAATCCTCCAAAACTCCCGAACCCTTTAGTGCCGCCACAACCaccatattatttt GATCGAGGGGGGCGTCAGGTGTGGATATGTCCTGCATGCGGCAACCAGGATGATGGCTCTCCAATGATCGGCTGCGACGATTGTGACGCTTGGTATCACTG GGTATGCGTCGGTATGCAAGTCCCACCGGCCGAGGATGAGGATTGGTACTGTCGTTTTTGCATAGCAAAGAAACAAGAGCTGCTTCatgataagaaaaagaaaaagcgcAAAAAGAAAGTGAAAGTAACGGCCTAG